In Balaenoptera musculus isolate JJ_BM4_2016_0621 chromosome 16, mBalMus1.pri.v3, whole genome shotgun sequence, the DNA window TCCACCAGGACTTGGACAGGGTCTTCATCTTGTCCGGAGCCCTGCTCTTCGACTTCCTGGGCTGTTGCTGAGAGTCCGAGTACTGGATGCCGGCGACGATGGCTGCATCAAAGACCTCTTTGAGGTTCTTCTGAGTCAAGGCCGAGCACTCGATGTAGGAGGCGGCTTTGATCTCCTCGGCACACAACCTGGCCGCCTCCTCGGGCACGGGTTTCTCTTTGCATTTGTCCAGCTCGATGAGGACTTTGACGTCTTCTCTGAGATCCGACTGCGTCCCCACGAGGATGATGGGGGCTTTGGGACAGTGGCACCGAATCTCTGGCACCCATTTCTCGCTGACGTtctggaaggaggaggggcccACGACACTGAAGCACAGGAGGAAGATGTCGGCGCTGGTGTAGCACAGAGGCCGGAGCTTGTCAAACTCATCCTGCAAGCGAGCCAAGCACCCAAACGTTATCTTTTACATCAGTTCTCATCAGCACAAAGACCGTTTGAACATTTTTCTGGAAAGGGTCTGGCAGGTAACAGAAAGCCCAcgagggatggaaggaagagcCAGAGTCCTCGAAAGGCCCCTGCTGCCAAGTGGGGCAATGCTCCCAGCCCCCGGAAACCTGCCCGAGGTGCTCAACGTTTTCCTTGATGCTCTAGACCTACTTGCAATTTACCATAGAAAAGGTCCTTAAATTAGAtggattttcaaaataaaatttactttctctAGGCTTCAGCGCAGAGAAACTCAGACCCACTCCTTCAACTCTGGTACTTAAGTCAGGCTTTTAAAACGTACACAGTACCCACGCTGACCCTCGGGGCTCCACCCTGACCCCAGGGAACCCCAGTCTGTGAACCCAGCGCCTCTGTAAGGACCCATCCCTGCCCATCCTCACGGCAGCCATGAGCCATGCCTGTTCCATCCCATCTGCGCTGTGCACACCCAGGGCACACCCGGGGCACACGCGGTGCAGAATCATGGGAATCAGACACAGGTCTGGAGTTGAGGACCTGGACTTGGCCACTCTCATTAGGGACCCAGAGAACGTGTGCCTCTCAATGTCACATACAACACTGGTGAATACAGTCTCACATTTGCTGGATATAACACTTTCTTCTcgatttatctttttctccctccctccttttctcttactttccctccccttcttttctctccatgAATCCCAGAGGCCTCCACGCATGATGCTTTGGGAGGATAAAGAACCAGAGAAAGGGTGTACCCACCCAACTTCTAGGGATAGAGAACTGGATGGAACAAGTTAGAGTTGATTATATAAACCAACCACCCACCACACTGCTGAAGGCCGTGCCGCACTCACTCACTAACAGAGATGCATGTGGGACTCCAGGCACCACGCATCAGACACCAGACACCAGGGGATTCGGCTGGGGACAGACAGACATGGCCTCAGCCCTTGTAGGGACATCTGTCTCCAAGTCAGTGTTTCTTTATATCAAACACCCTAGAGTCCCCTGCAGCACCATATTTAGCTAACTGAAAGCTTTCACTCATCTCCTTTCTaggaaaatatttacatcatctcatttctatttaaaatttctgtatgtGGGTGCCAACCATCCTCAGGTGTAAGGTGACAAACAGATTCCCAGCAGCAAGGAAAAGGTAAACGTCACCCAGGTTTCTGCCGCTCAGTTGACACATATGATTATTTACGAACTATTATTTACGTGCATGTTATGTTGCATCTGTGGCCTTTTTCTAGGGATAAGGGAAGCCTGGATCTTTTTATTTGagttcactttcctcatctgaggCTCCGTATTTCAGTTTGTGGGGCAACAACCAAGTAACAATATTAAAGTCAACCAATATTAAAGTCCTTCCTCAGGAAGGAATACGGCATCTCTCCGTGTCACTGCCACTTCTCCGACTTTTTAACAGaagttaaaaggaaagaaagaaaaaaaaaagacttggattTCTTAGTGCCAACTTTGTGctgaaagaagaaacacagaaacCCATCCAGGTGGCCCACGGCCCAGCCACGAGGATCTTTTTGTGAAACATTCCCTCTGTTCTCAGAGGCCTGCAAGGAAGAAGCACAGGACGGAGGCGTTGCCCTCGTTGCTGGCAGTCATCGCACCTGCTGGGCCCTGGATCTGGGATTGCGTTACCAATAAAAAGAAAGGTGAGCACAGGCCCAGGCCTTGTGACCGGGCTTTGGCAATCTGGCTCCCAGACCTCGGGAGGTTCTGGCTGAGGGACTCGGGAAGCAAGGCAGAAATTAAACCCTGCTGACCAGAAATCTTAGCTATCTGCTGAAATAAATGCAGCACCCGTACATGTGATAAGGCCAACTGTAATGGACCCTCAAGGAAACATgttctgaggcccagagatgtgcCTGGGATgcagggcagggcggggcagggTGGGATTGACAGGCCGCTGGACAGCATTGCTAGTCAAGCTGCAGtcggatttcttttttttttaagtataaagatTTTCCCAAGTGCCTCATGGTTCAGAAGGCTGAAGAGTTTTCACCTGCTATTGGTCACTCTATTTCAGTCTGATCAATTTCACCTGGCATGAAATTGATCACAGTGAAATTTCCACAGCATTAAAAACTCCTTTTAACATCTTACATGCTCACTGAGCCCCCAACAAGAAAACCCCAAGGCACAAGAAGCGATTTCTAGTTATTTATCCAGCTCTCAGCTGCTATGTGAAACCTGCGTTTGGTCCCTAGGCGACGGCTACGGGTGCTCACATTCTCTGGGAGTTTGCAAAGGAGGTCGCTCGAGTCGCTGTGTCCTCAGGAAGCTACCATGACAACTGCCTGTGGGGGTGGGCGCAGTGCCACAGGCTGGGACAACACGAAGGAAATACGGCACGTGTCAAATCAAGTCCCTTAAAAGGTAATTTATCAGATCTGGAGTAGGGAGGGTAGGAAAGGACTACCACCTTGCCCAGCTTTGCTTATGGTCAAAGCAAATACTGATActtggggagagggaaaaaactGACTTTATCTCACCAGCTGTGTATTTTTCACAAATAGTTTTTGAAGCTGGTTTTCTACAAATCTGTAGATGGTTGGCCTCATTCCTTACACAATTAGGCATACTTACTAATCAGGTAAGAAATACTGTGAATCTCAACAAAAAAACtgctgggagggcttccctggtggcgcagtggttaagaatccgcctgccaatgcaggagtcccgggttcgagccctggtccgggaagatcccgcatgccacggagcaactaggcccgtgtgccacaactactgagcctgcactctagagcccgcgagccacaactactgagcccacctgccacagctactgaagcccgcgcgcctagagtccgtgctctgcaacaagagaagccaccgccatgagaagcccgtgcaccgcaagggagagtagcccctgctcgccgcaactggagaaagcccacgtgcagcaacgaagacccaacacagccaaaaataaataaataaataaaacaatagatctatgaaaacaaacacacaaaaactgcTGGGAGATCAGAAGGATACTTTCCAAATAAACCAAAGCTTACCAACTTGCACCAAAACCTTTTCATTTCCTGAATTATGAacttttttcatgaaaatatgtCTAAAATGATTCTCTTGATGCCTTGACTTTGAAACAGACcctattaaggaaaaaattaaactctTTCTTGATAATTCAGGATCATTTCTACACAGTGTTCCTGGTAAAAGACCTATTCCTCTTTCAAAATTGCTCCGAGATTTTCCTCCTGGGTCTAACCCATCCTGCCCCTTGAGCTGACTTTGCTGTCCTCCTCCTGTAACCTCACTGGTTTCTTTCACAAGTTCTACTGACAGGTAGACCGTAAGTCTGTTGAGGGGCAAGCCCATGACTTAAGTTTGCATCCCCCAGGAACCAGcactccatttatttattgatccaTTCTACAAACCGTGAATAAGCCCCACTCTGTGCCAGCCACCGAGCAGGCATGAGGCAGGGAACCCCAGCCCAGGAAGCCGTGTCTGCCAGCAGAACCAACGCCTGACAGGTGAGCCAGCGGTGGACAgctgcctgccctgggctgccTGCTCCTCCCTAAAGGGTCCCAGACAAGCGCACCCTTCGGTGTCTTGAGTTTTCCTGCCTTCTGTCTTATTCTCGGGCTGTTCAGCTGCCACATCTTGCTTCAGCGGGGAGGCCTCTGTTTATGGAGGCGCTACTCgaccctcattttattttattttttggccgtgctgtgcggcatgcgggatcctagttccccgaccagggatcgaacccatgctccccACGTTGGAAGcccggagtctcaaccactggacctccagggaagtcccgaccttCATTTTAAGTATCAGAAAATCTGACCCGAGGTAGGAAAAACATTCTCACTTTATACAAAGCAATTAAGCTTTCATTATAAATAGCAGCAGGGCATCCAAAAAGATTACATATTAGAAGAGCCtgtattctttgatttttcttttccacaggCAAGAAAATGCAGACCGGTTGGTTTTTTCTGCTCCCCATAAAAGGGGGAACTGGGAAGCCCCAGTGGAAGGGTAAGGACAGAGCAGAAGAGGCTTGGCTATGACGTGTGCCACTGTGGCCACCGCCAAACCAGCGTTCTGCTGGGGATCGAGGCTGCCCAGTCTCGTGTCACATCGAGGTTTGAAAAACAAAGGCCTGACTGAATTTGCTGTCCCAAGTGGGTGAGTAACTGAGAAGCCCT includes these proteins:
- the RHOU gene encoding rho-related GTP-binding protein RhoU, with product MPPQQGDPAFPGRCEAPPVPPRRERGGRGPGAPGGRGRAGGAEGRGVKCVLVGDGAVGKTSLVVSYTTNGYPTEYIPTAFDNFSAVVSVDGRPVRLQLCDTAGQDEFDKLRPLCYTSADIFLLCFSVVGPSSFQNVSEKWVPEIRCHCPKAPIILVGTQSDLREDVKVLIELDKCKEKPVPEEAARLCAEEIKAASYIECSALTQKNLKEVFDAAIVAGIQYSDSQQQPRKSKSRAPDKMKTLSKSWWKKYCCFV